The Shewanella sp. MTB7 genome includes a window with the following:
- the nrfD gene encoding NrfD/PsrC family molybdoenzyme membrane anchor subunit: protein MNNIWGSMEQYDPVVWNWIIAVYLFMAGLSAGSMLVAIGLKWYKQSRGQPTEGLPVIKAAAVIGPVAISLGMALLVLDLTKPFEFYHILLNYNLTSVMAWGVIALLVYIPLVFVFAAIVFEKQVLHYAPWLAGTLKVCRQLENSINKLIFALGLGVGVYTGFLLSALISYPILNTAVLPALFLASALSVGSAGNILVATLFFSKKESDCIEQVHRIEYPVAFNEALCLVLLFVGLNFSGPAAQAATAAITTGAWASVFWIGVVGLGLVVPVLASTLAPKSWRHSKGFLITVSCSTILGVLALRHFVVYAGQSYIS from the coding sequence ATGAACAATATCTGGGGTTCAATGGAACAATACGATCCAGTAGTGTGGAACTGGATCATCGCGGTTTACTTGTTTATGGCAGGCTTATCAGCAGGCTCTATGCTGGTGGCTATCGGGCTTAAATGGTACAAACAAAGCCGTGGTCAGCCGACAGAAGGTTTACCGGTTATAAAGGCCGCAGCGGTAATTGGTCCAGTGGCTATCAGTTTAGGCATGGCACTGCTAGTACTGGATTTGACTAAACCCTTTGAGTTTTATCACATCCTGCTTAACTACAACCTGACTTCGGTGATGGCTTGGGGTGTGATAGCTCTGCTGGTTTATATCCCATTAGTGTTTGTTTTTGCTGCGATTGTGTTTGAAAAGCAAGTGTTGCATTATGCACCTTGGCTTGCTGGAACATTAAAAGTTTGTCGCCAGTTAGAAAACAGTATTAATAAGCTGATTTTTGCTCTAGGTCTCGGTGTGGGGGTTTATACTGGCTTCTTACTTTCAGCCCTGATTAGTTACCCAATTTTAAACACCGCAGTATTGCCTGCCCTGTTTTTAGCATCAGCCTTGTCAGTTGGCTCTGCGGGTAATATTTTAGTGGCGACCTTGTTCTTCAGTAAAAAAGAGTCTGACTGTATCGAACAGGTGCATCGTATCGAGTACCCAGTAGCCTTTAACGAAGCCTTATGTTTAGTGCTACTGTTTGTGGGTCTTAATTTCTCAGGTCCTGCAGCACAAGCGGCAACAGCGGCGATAACAACTGGGGCGTGGGCGAGCGTATTTTGGATTGGTGTAGTGGGGCTTGGTTTAGTCGTTCCTGTACTGGCTAGCACGTTAGCACCTAAGTCTTGGCGTCACAGTAAAGGCTTTTTAATCACTGTATCGTGTAGCACCATTCTTGGCGTACTAGCACTGAGACACTTTGTGGTTTATGCAGGGCAAAGCTATATCAGTTAA
- a CDS encoding 4Fe-4S dicluster domain-containing protein → MTKRYVLVHDENKCIGCQACNVACRSENNVPESVTRIQVRIEGPYGNFPHLHFKYNRVSCEQCENAPCVKVCPTGAAYVNDDGIVSINEKKCVGCLYCVAACPYKVRFINPETRVPDKCDFCKETRLARGEEPACVTVCPTQALTFGDANDMTSAVRKVLDTKPHYQQKVNLGTEPRVYRIPSRKGGIKA, encoded by the coding sequence ATGACTAAACGTTATGTTCTCGTGCACGATGAAAACAAGTGCATTGGCTGCCAAGCGTGTAACGTGGCCTGCCGTAGTGAAAACAATGTGCCTGAGTCGGTAACTCGAATTCAGGTAAGAATCGAGGGGCCGTACGGCAATTTCCCACACCTACATTTTAAATATAATCGCGTTTCGTGCGAGCAGTGTGAAAATGCACCTTGCGTTAAAGTATGCCCAACGGGTGCTGCTTATGTTAATGATGACGGCATTGTATCGATTAACGAAAAGAAATGTGTTGGCTGCCTGTATTGTGTTGCAGCTTGCCCATACAAGGTTCGTTTTATTAACCCTGAAACAAGAGTGCCAGATAAGTGTGATTTCTGTAAAGAAACTCGCTTAGCACGCGGTGAAGAACCTGCATGTGTGACTGTTTGTCCAACTCAGGCATTAACCTTTGGTGATGCTAATGATATGACATCAGCAGTACGTAAAGTGTTAGACACCAAACCGCACTACCAACAAAAGGTAAATCTAGGCACTGAGCCAAGGGTTTATCGCATTCCTAGCCGTAAAGGAGGGATTAAAGCATGA